From Aquipuribacter hungaricus, a single genomic window includes:
- a CDS encoding methyltransferase domain-containing protein, with translation MARPPDVPARVAWAVDLLDPRPDDVVLEVGGGPGVSASLVCARLTTGRLVEVERSPVAVARTRARAADHVDAGRLVLVEGALASARLEPSSVDRALALDVGAFWAADPAAELDVLARALRPGAPLLVLYGAGSPTGPGRVVPVVRAALGRHGFVDVRTVEAAEGWGVTARRAPAALSEPTGTLPA, from the coding sequence ATGGCCCGGCCCCCCGACGTCCCCGCCCGGGTCGCGTGGGCGGTCGACCTGCTCGACCCCCGACCCGACGACGTCGTGCTCGAGGTCGGCGGCGGGCCCGGCGTGTCCGCGTCCCTGGTCTGCGCGCGGCTGACGACGGGCCGGCTCGTGGAGGTGGAGCGGTCGCCGGTCGCGGTGGCGCGGACCCGCGCCCGGGCCGCCGACCACGTCGACGCCGGCCGCCTGGTCCTCGTCGAGGGCGCGCTCGCGTCCGCGCGGCTGGAGCCGTCGTCGGTGGACCGGGCGCTCGCGCTCGACGTCGGTGCCTTCTGGGCCGCCGACCCGGCGGCCGAGCTCGACGTCCTGGCCCGCGCGCTCCGGCCAGGCGCCCCGCTGCTCGTGCTGTACGGGGCGGGCAGCCCGACAGGGCCCGGGCGCGTGGTCCCGGTCGTGCGCGCGGCGCTGGGCCGGCACGGGTTCGTCGACGTGCGGACCGTCGAGGCGGCCGAGGGCTGGGGCGTGACCGCCCGGCGGGCCCCGGCCGCGCTGTCGGAGCCGACCGGCACGCTGCCCGCATGA